One window of the Deltaproteobacteria bacterium genome contains the following:
- a CDS encoding acyl-CoA dehydrogenase, which yields MPELYDSCLPLTTLREEEQLFRDTVREFAEKKIKPHVMAMDRAGKLPRELIDDLFALGVMGIEIPTMYGGAGANFLMAIVAIEELARVDPSVAVCVDVQNTLVNNALVRWLNPEQKARFFPKLARNVVGAYALSESASGSDAFAMQTQARLDGDSFVLNGRKMWITNGAEAELYLLFANVDITKGYKGITGFVVEHDFPGFSVGKKEDKLGIRASSTCELILDDVRVPRENVVGEVGLGYKVAIETLDEGRIGIGAQMLGLAQGAFEAALAYAKERKQFGRSISEFQAIQFQLAEMATEIEAARLMVYNTARLKESGASFVRQSAMTKYFCSQVGERVASQALEVFGGVGFTKDFPAEKFYRDAKIGKIYEGTSNIQLQTIARTFLGK from the coding sequence ATGCCCGAGTTGTACGATTCCTGTTTGCCGCTCACGACGCTCAGAGAAGAGGAGCAGCTCTTTCGGGACACGGTCCGAGAGTTTGCCGAAAAGAAAATCAAACCGCATGTAATGGCAATGGACCGCGCTGGCAAGCTGCCGCGCGAATTGATCGATGACCTGTTCGCGCTCGGCGTTATGGGAATTGAAATTCCCACGATGTACGGTGGTGCTGGCGCGAATTTCCTGATGGCGATTGTGGCGATCGAAGAACTGGCGCGCGTCGATCCGTCGGTGGCCGTGTGTGTCGATGTGCAGAATACGCTGGTGAACAATGCCTTGGTGCGCTGGCTCAACCCAGAGCAGAAAGCCCGCTTCTTTCCCAAATTGGCGCGCAATGTTGTGGGGGCTTATGCCTTGTCCGAGTCCGCCTCTGGGAGCGATGCTTTTGCCATGCAGACCCAGGCGCGGCTGGACGGAGATTCGTTCGTCTTGAATGGCCGCAAAATGTGGATCACCAATGGCGCGGAGGCCGAGCTGTATTTGCTTTTTGCCAACGTAGACATTACGAAAGGCTACAAAGGCATCACCGGGTTTGTGGTCGAGCACGATTTCCCCGGCTTTAGCGTTGGCAAGAAAGAAGACAAACTCGGGATTCGCGCCAGTTCGACCTGCGAGTTGATTCTCGATGACGTGCGCGTCCCGCGCGAGAACGTCGTCGGCGAGGTTGGGCTGGGCTACAAAGTTGCGATTGAGACGCTGGATGAAGGGCGGATCGGCATCGGTGCCCAGATGCTGGGGCTTGCCCAAGGTGCTTTCGAAGCGGCGTTGGCATATGCCAAGGAACGCAAGCAATTTGGGAGGTCGATCTCGGAATTCCAGGCGATCCAATTTCAGTTGGCGGAAATGGCGACGGAGATCGAAGCCGCGCGCTTGATGGTCTACAACACCGCACGCTTGAAAGAGAGCGGGGCGTCGTTCGTGCGTCAATCCGCCATGACCAAGTATTTCTGCTCGCAAGTGGGCGAACGCGTGGCCTCGCAAGCCTTGGAAGTCTTCGGCGGCGTCGGCTTCACCAAAGACTTTCCCGCCGAGAAATTCTACCGTGACGCGAAAATCGGCAAGATCTACGAAGGCACCTCGAACATTCAACTGCAAACCATCGCTCGGACTTTTTTGGGGAAATAA
- a CDS encoding metallophosphoesterase family protein: MKIGLISDTHIPEAMPELPQQVRTVFAGMDLILHAGDLHSLDVLNWLEEIAPVLACRGNGDDGSGGRPVVPEDPRLREAAVTTAAGFTLGLVHDVLDPEEFPKWPIERTMEFYFQRRTDLIICGHTHVENIQQYNGVLVINPGSPTFPHNYAAQPGTVAILTLEENRGGAVTVYDLKTLAALPGLVATF; the protein is encoded by the coding sequence ATGAAGATCGGACTCATCTCGGATACTCACATTCCCGAAGCCATGCCCGAGCTGCCGCAGCAAGTGCGGACGGTTTTTGCTGGCATGGATTTGATCCTCCACGCCGGCGATCTCCACTCACTTGATGTCCTGAACTGGCTCGAAGAAATCGCGCCGGTGTTGGCATGTCGCGGCAACGGCGACGATGGCTCAGGCGGACGTCCGGTCGTGCCGGAAGACCCGCGCCTGCGCGAAGCCGCAGTGACCACGGCGGCAGGCTTCACGCTGGGGCTCGTGCATGACGTGCTCGATCCCGAAGAGTTTCCCAAATGGCCGATCGAGCGCACCATGGAATTCTATTTTCAGCGGCGGACGGACCTGATTATCTGCGGCCACACCCACGTCGAGAACATTCAGCAATACAATGGCGTGCTGGTGATTAACCCGGGCAGCCCGACCTTTCCGCATAATTACGCGGCGCAGCCAGGGACGGTGGCAATTTTAACGTTGGAAGAGAATCGCGGCGGGGCGGTGACGGTCTATGACTTGAAGACGCTGGCGGCGCTGCCGGGGTTGGTAGCGACATTCTGA
- a CDS encoding DNA repair exonuclease, with product MARRRIKVIHTSDVHLESDTFGKNEEGQKYRRRIQGAFRKVVDQVIAEEADLFLIAGDLFDSNRVHESGIEFVHKELARVPCPVVLIPGNHDCFDARSIYKKFDFSVAGKHVYTVTAEEGEVVELPHIDATVWGKGMVEHDYTYRPVAGVAPRHGDYWHIGMAHGYFVDDDALQRSSLILPHEVEQSGLDYLALGHVHVYTDLSQGATKACYPGTPAPLHFGANERGSYALAVFDPDHGVSFSQRKITVE from the coding sequence ATGGCACGACGACGCATCAAAGTGATTCATACCTCCGACGTTCACCTGGAAAGCGACACCTTCGGGAAGAACGAAGAAGGACAAAAATATCGCCGCCGCATTCAGGGCGCATTCCGGAAAGTCGTCGATCAGGTCATCGCAGAAGAGGCCGATTTATTTCTGATTGCCGGCGATCTGTTCGACTCGAACCGGGTGCACGAGTCGGGGATCGAATTCGTGCACAAAGAGCTGGCGCGCGTGCCGTGTCCGGTGGTGCTCATTCCCGGCAACCACGACTGTTTCGATGCGCGTTCCATTTATAAAAAGTTCGACTTCTCCGTGGCCGGGAAGCATGTCTATACCGTGACGGCGGAAGAAGGCGAGGTCGTCGAATTGCCGCATATCGATGCCACGGTGTGGGGCAAGGGCATGGTCGAGCATGACTATACCTACCGTCCGGTCGCCGGGGTTGCGCCTCGTCATGGCGATTACTGGCACATCGGCATGGCGCATGGCTATTTCGTCGACGATGACGCGCTCCAGCGTTCGTCGCTGATCTTGCCGCACGAAGTCGAGCAATCCGGCCTCGATTACCTGGCGCTTGGGCATGTGCATGTGTATACGGACCTGAGCCAGGGAGCGACTAAAGCCTGCTATCCTGGCACCCCAGCACCGTTGCACTTCGGCGCGAATGAGCGTGGCAGTTATGCGCTGGCGGTGTTCGATCCGGACCACGGAGTCAGCTTTAGTCAGAGAAAAATCACTGTAGAGTAG
- a CDS encoding acyl dehydratase: MADGQLYFEEVEVGMALPPLQKTPSNTLLFLYSAITWNPQRIHFDKDYTLTEGYKDVIVHGPLRGAFLSQLLTRWIGDAGVLKKLSYANRDIAYVNEPLACKGTVTRKWIEDHTGWVECEIWVENSQGEKLTPGSATVILPRKGS; the protein is encoded by the coding sequence ATGGCGGATGGACAACTGTATTTTGAAGAGGTCGAGGTCGGCATGGCGCTGCCGCCGCTGCAGAAGACGCCCTCGAACACGCTCTTGTTTCTCTATAGCGCGATTACCTGGAACCCGCAGCGCATTCATTTCGATAAAGACTACACCCTGACCGAAGGTTACAAAGATGTCATCGTACATGGCCCGTTGCGCGGGGCGTTTTTGTCGCAGCTGTTGACACGCTGGATCGGTGACGCCGGGGTGCTGAAAAAGCTCTCCTACGCCAACCGCGACATTGCCTACGTGAACGAGCCGCTGGCCTGTAAAGGGACAGTCACGCGCAAATGGATCGAAGATCATACAGGCTGGGTAGAGTGCGAAATCTGGGTGGAGAATTCCCAAGGGGAAAAACTGACTCCCGGGAGTGCCACCGTAATTCTCCCGCGAAAAGGATCGTAG
- a CDS encoding MaoC family dehydratase N-terminal domain-containing protein encodes MAQASLITEEIRSWIGHETPPWTIEATRLDIRRFAVATDDINPLYLDETYAQNSVHGGVIAPPLFYMAPLTNPVPETELRPDGLPYEGKFPIPPTPLPRLMDGGTEIEFFAPIRAGDTLTGRCKILDIYQKEGRTGSLIFVVRECRYTNQHGELVLVEKGASILR; translated from the coding sequence GTGGCGCAAGCATCTCTCATTACCGAGGAAATCCGTTCGTGGATCGGCCACGAAACTCCGCCGTGGACGATTGAGGCCACGCGCTTGGATATCCGGCGGTTCGCTGTCGCGACCGACGATATCAATCCGCTTTATCTCGACGAGACCTATGCCCAGAACAGCGTGCACGGTGGCGTGATCGCCCCGCCGCTCTTCTACATGGCCCCGCTGACCAACCCGGTACCCGAGACCGAGTTACGCCCTGACGGACTTCCTTACGAAGGCAAGTTCCCTATTCCGCCCACGCCGCTGCCACGCTTGATGGATGGCGGCACCGAGATCGAATTCTTCGCGCCGATTCGTGCCGGCGACACGCTGACCGGACGCTGCAAGATCCTCGATATCTACCAGAAAGAAGGGCGGACTGGGTCGCTGATCTTCGTCGTGCGCGAATGCCGCTACACCAACCAGCATGGCGAACTCGTCCTCGTCGAAAAAGGGGCATCGATTCTGCGCTAG
- the ilvB gene encoding biosynthetic-type acetolactate synthase large subunit — MKKMTGAQIVIESLLAEGVDTVFGYPGGAILPTYDALIQNPALRHILVRHEQGAAHMGEGYARVSGKPGVVLVTSGPGATNTVTGIADAYMDSTPLVVLAGQVPTSMIGNDAFQEADLTGITRPCTKHNYLVRDVNDLARTIKEAFYIAGSGRPGPVLVDLPKDVQNALGTFKYPDKVELRGYKPTMKGNERQIEKALEAIEASEKPLFYVGGGVQWSDAAASLAELVRGLKIPITTTLMALGVFPSHDPLCLGMLGMHGGYWTNMAVQNCDTLIAVGARFDDRVTGRVSGFAPQAKTIIHVDIDPSSISKNIKVHIPIVGDIREVVQEMLQRVKSQESLAPRQKLWAEWHREIMQWKAEKPLPYELGDPEGPSKPRAIIEELYNLTKGEAVVVTDVGQHQMWTAQMMPFHHPRSWLTSGGLGTMGYGLPAGIGAYFAAPHRPIVVINGDGGIQMNIQELATAVQYKVPVKVIIMNNYYLGMVRQWQEKFYEGRYSHSYMDAMPNFVKLAEAYGAAGFRVEKGKDLASTLQVALETPGPVLVDVVIPQSEGVFPMVPAGSAMHEMLFA; from the coding sequence ATGAAAAAAATGACCGGTGCGCAGATTGTCATCGAAAGTCTGTTAGCCGAAGGCGTTGACACGGTCTTTGGCTATCCAGGCGGTGCCATTCTGCCCACCTACGATGCTTTAATTCAAAACCCGGCCCTGCGGCATATTCTGGTGCGCCATGAGCAAGGCGCGGCCCATATGGGGGAGGGCTATGCCCGGGTGTCTGGAAAGCCCGGGGTCGTGCTCGTGACTTCCGGTCCTGGCGCCACGAATACCGTGACCGGTATCGCCGATGCCTATATGGATTCCACGCCGCTGGTCGTGCTGGCTGGGCAAGTGCCGACTAGCATGATCGGCAATGATGCCTTTCAGGAAGCCGACTTGACCGGTATCACCCGTCCGTGCACGAAACACAACTATCTGGTCCGCGATGTCAACGATCTCGCCCGTACGATCAAAGAGGCGTTCTATATCGCCGGCAGCGGTCGCCCGGGGCCGGTGCTGGTCGATTTGCCGAAAGATGTCCAAAATGCCCTGGGCACTTTCAAATATCCGGACAAAGTCGAACTGCGCGGCTATAAGCCGACGATGAAAGGCAACGAGCGGCAGATCGAGAAGGCGTTGGAAGCGATCGAAGCCTCGGAGAAGCCGCTTTTTTATGTGGGCGGTGGGGTGCAATGGTCGGATGCCGCAGCGTCGCTCGCGGAACTCGTCCGCGGCCTGAAAATTCCGATCACCACCACGCTAATGGCGCTCGGGGTGTTCCCGAGCCACGATCCTCTGTGTTTGGGCATGTTGGGCATGCACGGCGGCTATTGGACCAATATGGCCGTGCAGAACTGCGACACTTTGATCGCTGTCGGTGCGCGCTTCGACGACCGCGTGACCGGGAGGGTGAGCGGCTTCGCCCCGCAGGCAAAAACCATCATCCACGTCGATATCGACCCTTCGTCCATCAGCAAGAACATCAAGGTCCATATCCCTATCGTCGGCGATATCCGGGAAGTGGTCCAAGAGATGCTGCAAAGAGTGAAGAGCCAGGAGAGCTTGGCTCCACGTCAGAAGCTGTGGGCGGAGTGGCATCGAGAGATTATGCAGTGGAAAGCCGAGAAACCCTTGCCCTACGAACTCGGTGACCCGGAAGGTCCGTCCAAACCTCGGGCCATCATCGAAGAGCTGTATAACCTGACGAAGGGCGAGGCGGTCGTTGTGACCGATGTGGGACAGCATCAGATGTGGACCGCGCAGATGATGCCGTTTCATCATCCCCGCTCGTGGCTGACCTCCGGCGGCTTGGGCACGATGGGATACGGTTTACCGGCCGGCATCGGCGCGTATTTTGCCGCTCCGCATCGTCCCATCGTGGTGATTAACGGCGACGGCGGCATCCAGATGAACATCCAGGAACTCGCGACTGCCGTGCAGTATAAAGTCCCGGTCAAAGTCATCATCATGAATAACTACTATCTTGGCATGGTGCGGCAATGGCAGGAAAAGTTTTATGAAGGGCGGTACTCGCATTCGTACATGGATGCGATGCCCAACTTCGTGAAGCTGGCGGAAGCCTACGGCGCTGCCGGCTTCCGCGTCGAGAAAGGCAAAGATCTGGCCTCGACGCTGCAAGTCGCGCTTGAAACTCCCGGCCCCGTGTTGGTTGATGTCGTGATCCCCCAGAGCGAAGGCGTCTTCCCCATGGTGCCGGCCGGGAGCGCTATGCACGAAATGTTGTTCGCTTGA
- a CDS encoding type II toxin-antitoxin system HicB family antitoxin, translating to MLPYEIILYWSAEDRVFVAEVPELPGCMAHGDTQETALTNIKQAMQLWLDTAREFGDPIPEPKGRRLMYA from the coding sequence ATGCTGCCATATGAAATCATCCTCTACTGGAGTGCTGAAGACAGGGTGTTTGTCGCCGAGGTACCAGAACTCCCCGGATGTATGGCCCACGGCGACACGCAAGAAACGGCATTAACGAACATCAAGCAAGCGATGCAGTTGTGGCTCGATACCGCACGAGAATTTGGCGACCCGATACCAGAACCAAAGGGACGACGTCTCATGTACGCATGA